A genomic region of Clavibacter michiganensis subsp. insidiosus contains the following coding sequences:
- a CDS encoding DUF3107 domain-containing protein, with amino-acid sequence MEIRIGLVNTARELSFTTKQTPEEVQRTVTDAVRDSSPFISFTDDKGATHLAVTAHLAYVELGSADAPRIGFVR; translated from the coding sequence GTGGAAATCCGTATCGGCCTCGTCAACACCGCCCGCGAGCTCTCCTTCACCACCAAGCAGACGCCCGAGGAGGTCCAGCGGACCGTCACGGACGCCGTCCGGGACTCCTCGCCCTTCATCTCGTTCACCGACGACAAGGGCGCCACGCACCTCGCCGTCACCGCCCACCTCGCCTACGTGGAGCTCGGCAGCGCCGACGCCCCGCGCATCGGCTTCGTCCGCTAG
- a CDS encoding ferritin-like fold-containing protein has product MFGRRSTTIEAPRVRSRGESKRRSSAATVSVDDFSPDTLRFLGAVAYLQLTVFETLSRAVAEAPDLAGKEAVSTAAGIALGKHQALAAEIKRQDGDPSVVMEPHRAAFDRFTATVAGADWYECLLSAYITTGLLDDFFVRLASGLPSDQRQRVVVLLSSGVGQQGIVDAVRAGIRRDPRLASRLAMWGRRLVGDTLLVAGTAMRASLADPVDARVHLEPVFAGIITAHTRRMDALGLTA; this is encoded by the coding sequence ATGTTCGGACGCCGGTCGACGACGATCGAGGCGCCCCGGGTCCGATCCCGCGGCGAGTCGAAGCGCCGATCCTCGGCGGCGACCGTGAGCGTGGACGACTTCTCGCCCGACACCCTCCGCTTCCTCGGCGCCGTCGCGTACCTGCAGCTGACCGTCTTCGAGACCCTGTCCCGCGCCGTCGCGGAGGCCCCCGACCTCGCGGGCAAGGAGGCCGTCTCGACGGCCGCCGGCATCGCGCTCGGCAAGCACCAGGCGCTCGCCGCGGAGATCAAGCGGCAGGACGGCGACCCGAGCGTCGTCATGGAGCCGCACCGGGCCGCCTTCGACCGGTTCACCGCCACCGTCGCGGGCGCCGATTGGTACGAGTGCCTGCTCTCCGCGTACATCACCACGGGGCTGCTCGACGACTTCTTCGTGCGCCTCGCCTCGGGGCTCCCGTCGGACCAGCGCCAGCGCGTCGTGGTCCTGCTCTCCTCGGGCGTCGGCCAGCAGGGCATCGTCGACGCCGTGCGCGCCGGGATCCGTCGCGATCCGCGCCTCGCCTCGCGCCTCGCCATGTGGGGCCGCCGTCTCGTCGGCGACACGCTGCTCGTCGCGGGGACGGCCATGCGCGCGTCCCTCGCCGACCCGGTCGACGCCCGCGTGCACCTCGAGCCCGTGTTCGCCGGGATCATCACGGCGCACACCCGGCGGATGGACGCGCTGGGGCTCACGGCCTGA
- a CDS encoding DEAD/DEAH box helicase, whose amino-acid sequence MTFTELNIDEDMVQALADHGILEPFPIQEQTIPLALSGQDIIGQAKTGTGKTFGFGLPLIQRLGLTPEPGVQALVVVPTRELAVQVTEDLQIATAHRATTVVSIYGGKAYEGQIEQLKAGAQIVVGTPGRLLDLVGQRLLSLQGVREMVLDEADKMLDLGFLSDIEKLFAQTPAVRHTMLFSATMPGPIVALARRFMTKPIHIRATDPDEGLMQANIRHLVYRAHNMDKDEVIGRILQAEGRGKTVIFTRTKRAAARLVEELTDRGFNAAAVHGDLNQEQRERAMAAFKAGKKDILIATDVAARGIDVLDVTHVINHTIPEDDKAYLHRVGRTGRAGKTGIAVTFVDWDDLHKWALINRALEFGQPEPTETYSSSPHLYTDLDIPAGSKGRLRATPTVNPDGTPRERPGSRGSDSGRDGGRGGRDGGGRDGGRGGSRDGGRSGGSGDRSGGGERSGGDRDRSRSRSTSTASATASADATATIGSEQPNTAGGHDAPHADGQTRPRSRNRRRRSGGDRPTATS is encoded by the coding sequence GTGACTTTCACCGAACTGAACATCGACGAGGACATGGTGCAGGCGCTCGCCGACCACGGGATCCTCGAACCCTTCCCCATCCAGGAGCAGACCATCCCCCTGGCGCTCTCCGGCCAGGACATCATCGGCCAGGCCAAGACGGGCACCGGCAAGACCTTCGGCTTCGGCCTCCCGCTCATCCAGCGGCTCGGCCTCACCCCGGAGCCCGGCGTGCAGGCGCTCGTGGTCGTCCCGACGCGCGAGCTCGCCGTCCAGGTCACCGAGGACCTCCAGATCGCCACCGCTCACCGCGCCACCACGGTCGTCTCCATCTACGGCGGCAAGGCGTACGAGGGACAGATCGAGCAGCTCAAGGCCGGCGCGCAGATCGTCGTCGGCACGCCGGGCCGCCTCCTCGACCTCGTGGGCCAGCGCCTGCTCTCCCTCCAGGGCGTGCGTGAGATGGTGCTCGACGAGGCCGACAAGATGCTCGACCTCGGCTTCCTCTCCGACATCGAGAAGCTGTTCGCGCAGACCCCGGCCGTGCGCCACACGATGCTGTTCTCGGCGACCATGCCGGGCCCGATCGTGGCGCTCGCGCGCCGCTTCATGACGAAGCCGATCCACATCCGCGCGACGGATCCCGACGAGGGCCTCATGCAGGCGAACATCCGCCACCTCGTCTACCGCGCGCACAACATGGACAAGGACGAGGTCATCGGCCGCATCCTCCAGGCCGAGGGCCGCGGCAAGACGGTCATCTTCACGCGCACCAAGCGCGCCGCCGCCCGCCTCGTCGAGGAGCTCACCGACCGCGGCTTCAACGCCGCCGCCGTGCACGGCGACCTCAACCAGGAGCAGCGCGAGCGCGCCATGGCCGCCTTCAAGGCCGGCAAGAAGGACATCCTCATCGCCACCGACGTGGCGGCGCGCGGCATCGACGTGCTCGACGTCACCCACGTGATCAACCACACCATCCCCGAGGACGACAAGGCGTACCTGCACCGCGTCGGCCGGACCGGCCGCGCGGGCAAGACCGGCATCGCGGTCACGTTCGTCGACTGGGACGACCTGCACAAGTGGGCGCTCATCAATCGCGCCCTCGAGTTCGGCCAGCCGGAGCCCACCGAGACGTACTCGTCCTCGCCGCACCTCTACACCGACCTCGACATCCCGGCCGGGTCCAAGGGCCGGCTCCGCGCCACGCCGACGGTCAACCCCGACGGCACCCCGCGCGAGCGCCCGGGCAGCCGCGGCTCCGACTCGGGTCGCGACGGCGGACGCGGCGGCCGTGACGGCGGAGGTCGTGACGGCGGACGCGGCGGCAGCCGCGACGGCGGCCGCTCGGGCGGCAGCGGTGACCGCTCCGGCGGCGGCGAGCGCTCCGGCGGCGACCGCGACCGCTCGCGCAGCCGCAGCACCTCGACCGCGTCGGCCACCGCATCCGCGGACGCCACCGCGACGATCGGCAGCGAGCAGCCGAACACGGCGGGCGGCCACGACGCGCCCCACGCCGACGGCCAGACGCGACCGCGCTCGCGCAACCGCCGCCGTCGCTCCGGCGGCGACCGCCCGACTGCCACGTCCTAG